Proteins from a genomic interval of Sphingobacterium lactis:
- a CDS encoding 3'-5' exonuclease, with the protein MICFIDFETTGIDVFKDRPIEIGAILINEDLEITNTFHSLINPNFKRKFKASAKKIHGIENFNYLNREPLEDEVLNLFFNKMGTNYSFCSWNISFDVTFFRRMCHRNRRMRDFNKINYRHLDLQSIMKYFNDINNVVIEENSLDNNLNILNLKRPSIHSALEDAEFLLEIYKFIYKRCY; encoded by the coding sequence ATGATTTGCTTTATAGACTTCGAGACAACTGGAATAGATGTGTTTAAAGATCGTCCCATTGAAATAGGTGCCATACTTATTAATGAAGATTTAGAAATAACGAACACTTTTCATTCATTAATTAATCCAAATTTTAAAAGAAAATTCAAAGCAAGTGCCAAAAAGATTCATGGTATTGAAAATTTTAATTATTTAAATAGGGAACCTTTGGAAGATGAAGTCTTAAATCTGTTTTTCAATAAAATGGGAACTAACTATAGTTTTTGTAGTTGGAATATATCATTTGACGTCACTTTTTTTAGACGAATGTGCCACAGAAACAGGCGAATGAGAGATTTTAATAAAATAAATTACCGTCACTTAGACCTTCAATCTATAATGAAATATTTTAATGATATAAATAATGTAGTAATTGAAGAGAATTCATTGGACAATAATTTAAATATTTTGAATCTAAAAAGACCTAGTATTCATTCAGCTTTAGAAGATGCAGAATTTTTACTCGAAATTTATAAATTTATATATAAAAGATGTTATTAA
- a CDS encoding YciI family protein, translated as MKPTKEQMDRYMQDWMKWINSISKKGQLADGGLHIMNEGKVLRPDNVVEDNPYTVNKESVNGFIVASAANKEDDAEIAKECPILNG; from the coding sequence ATGAAACCTACAAAAGAACAAATGGATCGCTACATGCAGGACTGGATGAAATGGATCAATAGTATTTCCAAAAAAGGTCAACTAGCCGATGGCGGTTTGCATATTATGAACGAAGGAAAAGTTCTGAGACCCGATAATGTGGTTGAAGATAACCCGTATACGGTGAATAAGGAGTCTGTAAATGGATTTATAGTTGCCAGTGCTGCAAATAAAGAGGACGATGCAGAAATTGCTAAAGAATGTCCTATTTTGAATGGCTAG
- a CDS encoding phosphoadenosine phosphosulfate reductase family protein — MSEVKHVLGISGGKDSAALAIYMSQKHPEISIDYYTCDTGKELTETYDLISKLNSVLGKDISLYKSIDELNSPMKNPFDHFLATYGGYLPSATARWCTNKMKLEPFEQHIGDDPTISYVGIRGDENRDGYISKRENIQTIFPFRKNIWSEDVIKKFLNNANIDFIKKEYSKLNPQNLDLILNYVDQPISMRYTQKQKHNALLDSNVKLFNKVVFEWLKGTDYPVGKLESFSLIDNDDNLVIDDIFQLLEDSGVGIPAYYKPIEYSVEIDGEIKKGTYSRSRSGCFFCFYQQKIEWVWLLEQHPELFEEAVAYEKEGYTWMEEKLVDLRKPERVNMIKKDHYLKTHRQKEKAGLSWQDQIMQAEGEGCASCFI, encoded by the coding sequence ATGTCAGAAGTAAAACATGTTTTAGGAATTTCTGGAGGGAAAGATAGCGCAGCTTTGGCAATCTATATGAGCCAAAAACATCCTGAAATTAGCATAGACTATTATACTTGTGATACAGGAAAAGAGCTTACTGAAACCTATGATTTAATCAGTAAGTTAAATTCTGTTTTGGGAAAGGACATTAGTCTATATAAATCAATAGATGAACTAAATTCACCAATGAAAAACCCATTTGATCATTTTTTAGCAACGTATGGTGGGTATTTGCCTTCGGCTACTGCAAGGTGGTGCACTAACAAGATGAAGTTGGAACCTTTTGAACAACATATTGGCGATGATCCTACAATTTCGTATGTAGGTATTAGAGGTGATGAAAATCGTGATGGCTACATTTCAAAACGCGAGAATATCCAAACTATTTTTCCATTTAGAAAAAACATCTGGAGTGAGGATGTAATAAAAAAATTTCTAAATAACGCTAACATTGATTTTATCAAGAAAGAATATTCAAAATTGAATCCCCAAAATTTAGATTTAATCTTGAACTATGTTGATCAACCAATCTCAATGAGATATACACAAAAGCAAAAGCACAATGCCTTATTAGATTCTAACGTAAAGTTATTTAATAAAGTTGTTTTTGAATGGTTGAAAGGAACAGATTATCCTGTAGGAAAATTAGAATCTTTTTCTCTAATAGATAATGATGACAATCTTGTTATTGATGATATCTTTCAATTGCTTGAAGATTCTGGTGTTGGAATCCCTGCTTATTACAAACCAATTGAATACAGTGTAGAAATTGATGGTGAGATTAAGAAAGGAACCTATTCTCGTAGTCGTTCAGGATGTTTTTTTTGCTTCTATCAGCAAAAAATTGAATGGGTTTGGTTACTTGAACAACATCCAGAGCTTTTTGAAGAAGCTGTAGCTTACGAAAAGGAAGGCTATACTTGGATGGAAGAGAAATTGGTAGATTTACGAAAACCAGAGCGTGTAAATATGATTAAAAAAGATCATTACCTCAAAACACATCGTCAAAAGGAAAAAGCAGGATTATCTTGGCAAGACCAAATTATGCAAGCTGAAGGTGAAGGGTGTGCTAGTTGTTTTATATAA
- a CDS encoding DEAD/DEAH box helicase family protein, whose protein sequence is MLKDLNIPKSYTYTSKDEFDPFRFHLECLMNSKSLDLLLGYFSSGAIRLLSIGFASFIHRNGKIRLAINIILSKNDRDVFEKGLEKNLPIDLIDVTNLKELKAKFSEYNTHFFECLAWLISNNRIEFVIITPKEGNGISHYKEGVYSDGVDKIAFSGSQNFTAYGLTENLESLECFPSWIEGNDDRVSEKAKRISATIEGKRQDVLNYLSIEEIKTEITSNFGDKEMDELLVNEKKLLTKVEKISGLPIYQELDEKLDEQIEELESAPRFPFKEGPRDYQMQAYENWVGNDYKGLFAMATGTGKTLTSLNCILQEYRINNFYKFLILVPTTALAKQWVEEASIKFNYQNIVLCCSENSRWEDDLFQVGKSLVFGRSTNYGIITTYATFKGNKFQNMLKEYFNNDFDIITLVADEAHNFGSAGFLKVIPNFISRRIGLSATPERQFDEIGNKTLNEYFSCSDDVYTFEYNMKTAIENGILCRYYYHPIIVNLELEEQERYLKISKELVKYIDPETGKYRESDYVNNLLIKRKNIIHKASNKLNSLLLVVNEIGRENFTKAFIYVPEGVEIDALKDDRISDDEENETSKLIDNYITELYNHFQLKMAKFTGETKNRDQILTQFKEGKLDALLAMKCLDEGVDVPQTKFAIFCSSTGNPRQYIQRRGRVLRMHKDKQFAIIYDLIVKPTIDHTNTDESLLRMEKNIFLSELRRLVNFAVLSENKDESLKGLESLCYDLDIDIYELANNELNNYK, encoded by the coding sequence ATGCTTAAAGACCTAAATATACCTAAATCATATACTTATACCTCTAAAGATGAATTTGACCCTTTCAGATTTCATTTAGAGTGTTTAATGAATTCTAAGTCTTTAGATCTTCTATTAGGCTATTTTAGCTCAGGTGCAATTAGATTATTATCTATCGGCTTTGCATCTTTTATTCATAGAAATGGCAAGATTAGGTTAGCTATCAATATTATTTTATCAAAAAATGATAGAGATGTTTTTGAGAAGGGACTTGAGAAAAATCTCCCAATTGATTTGATTGACGTAACAAATTTAAAAGAACTTAAAGCTAAATTCTCTGAATATAATACTCATTTTTTTGAATGTCTAGCATGGTTAATTTCTAATAATAGAATTGAATTTGTAATAATAACACCAAAAGAAGGAAATGGAATATCTCATTATAAAGAAGGAGTTTATTCAGATGGAGTTGATAAAATTGCATTTTCAGGTTCACAAAATTTTACAGCCTATGGACTGACTGAAAACTTAGAATCATTAGAATGTTTTCCAAGTTGGATTGAGGGGAATGATGATAGAGTTTCAGAGAAAGCAAAACGAATTTCAGCTACTATAGAAGGCAAACGACAAGACGTTTTGAATTATTTAAGTATAGAAGAAATAAAAACGGAGATTACTTCAAATTTTGGAGATAAGGAAATGGATGAACTTTTAGTGAATGAAAAAAAGCTATTAACTAAAGTCGAAAAAATCTCCGGTCTACCTATTTATCAAGAATTGGATGAGAAATTAGATGAACAAATAGAGGAATTAGAATCAGCACCAAGATTTCCATTTAAAGAAGGCCCAAGAGATTATCAAATGCAAGCCTATGAAAATTGGGTCGGAAATGATTACAAAGGTCTTTTTGCGATGGCAACAGGTACAGGGAAAACTTTAACTTCTTTAAATTGTATACTTCAAGAATATAGAATAAATAATTTTTATAAATTTCTAATACTTGTACCTACTACTGCATTAGCTAAACAATGGGTGGAAGAAGCTAGTATAAAATTCAATTACCAAAATATAGTTTTATGTTGTAGTGAAAATTCTAGATGGGAGGATGATTTGTTTCAAGTAGGCAAAAGTCTAGTTTTTGGTCGGTCTACAAATTATGGGATTATTACAACTTATGCTACTTTTAAAGGCAATAAATTTCAAAACATGTTGAAAGAGTATTTTAACAATGATTTTGATATTATTACTTTAGTTGCAGATGAAGCTCATAATTTTGGTTCTGCCGGATTTTTAAAAGTTATTCCCAACTTTATTTCTAGAAGGATAGGACTTTCTGCAACTCCAGAGAGACAATTTGATGAAATTGGAAATAAAACATTAAATGAGTATTTTTCATGTTCTGATGATGTTTATACATTTGAGTATAATATGAAAACTGCAATAGAAAATGGAATTCTTTGTAGATATTATTACCATCCAATAATTGTAAATCTAGAGCTTGAAGAACAAGAACGTTATCTGAAAATATCAAAAGAATTAGTTAAGTATATTGACCCAGAAACAGGTAAATATAGAGAGTCAGATTATGTAAACAATCTTTTGATTAAAAGAAAGAATATTATTCATAAAGCATCTAATAAGTTAAACTCTTTATTGTTAGTTGTAAATGAAATAGGTAGAGAAAACTTTACCAAAGCATTTATTTATGTTCCAGAGGGTGTAGAAATTGATGCTTTAAAAGATGATAGAATTTCTGATGATGAAGAAAATGAAACAAGTAAGTTAATTGATAATTATATTACGGAGTTATACAATCATTTTCAGTTGAAAATGGCCAAGTTTACAGGGGAAACAAAAAATAGAGACCAAATTTTAACGCAGTTTAAGGAAGGTAAATTGGATGCACTTTTAGCTATGAAGTGTTTAGATGAAGGTGTCGATGTTCCACAAACGAAGTTTGCTATTTTTTGTTCATCCACTGGAAATCCTCGACAATATATACAACGTAGAGGTCGTGTATTAAGAATGCATAAAGATAAGCAATTTGCAATAATTTATGATTTAATTGTAAAACCAACTATTGACCATACCAATACTGACGAATCATTATTAAGAATGGAGAAGAATATATTTCTTTCAGAATTAAGAAGATTAGTAAACTTTGCTGTGTTAAGTGAAAATAAAGATGAATCCTTGAAAGGGCTTGAAAGTCTTTGTTATGATTTGGACATAGATATATATGAATTAGCCAATAATGAACTAAATAATTATAAATAA
- a CDS encoding TlpA disulfide reductase family protein: MKFTKIITLGGLGLFGLLQGAIAQTARPFTIDGKVPSTTKTIKLMYYDFDTDEMVEDSTAVRNGAFALKGNITGASYAGLYFFGDSAGTKGADEFWFYLNPGRNTIDATQGKKAMLVAGDAPAQKYIDFKKDIEEKKSVLKTPEYEAEVKKIEELRDQLVALEEGLKEQYGTNESIYEDAEYEFIQNNPDNTLSLQFLKGYLDKERPDYAKWKALYEALSAEIRNTPKGLEIAKLIESEAVKEGGIAPDFTQEDVDGKPFQFSSIKGKYVLIDFWASWCVPCRKENPNVVKAYHKYKDKNFEIVGISLDTQRESWIKAIADDKLEWINVSDLKGWKNEVSMDYGIKAVPSNFLVDPEGKIIGVNLRGEDLEKKLAEILE, encoded by the coding sequence ATGAAGTTCACAAAAATAATAACCCTGGGAGGGCTCGGTTTATTCGGCCTTTTGCAGGGAGCAATAGCCCAGACGGCAAGGCCATTCACCATAGATGGGAAAGTGCCAAGCACCACAAAAACCATTAAGTTGATGTACTATGATTTCGACACAGATGAAATGGTGGAGGACTCGACCGCTGTACGAAATGGGGCTTTTGCACTGAAAGGGAATATCACCGGTGCTTCCTATGCAGGGCTTTATTTCTTTGGCGATAGTGCTGGAACAAAAGGTGCCGACGAGTTTTGGTTTTACCTCAACCCCGGGCGCAACACCATTGATGCCACACAGGGAAAAAAGGCAATGTTGGTAGCCGGAGATGCACCGGCACAGAAATATATCGATTTCAAGAAGGATATCGAAGAAAAGAAATCGGTTTTAAAGACTCCAGAATATGAAGCCGAGGTTAAGAAGATTGAAGAATTGAGGGATCAATTGGTGGCGTTGGAAGAGGGATTGAAGGAACAATATGGAACCAATGAAAGCATTTATGAAGATGCGGAATATGAATTTATCCAAAACAATCCGGATAACACCCTGAGTCTGCAATTCCTCAAAGGCTACTTGGATAAGGAGCGCCCAGATTATGCGAAATGGAAAGCCTTGTATGAGGCGCTGTCTGCTGAAATCCGCAATACACCAAAGGGATTGGAGATCGCTAAACTGATCGAAAGTGAAGCTGTAAAGGAGGGCGGAATAGCGCCTGATTTTACCCAAGAGGATGTTGATGGCAAACCATTCCAGTTCTCGTCCATAAAAGGTAAGTATGTGCTGATCGATTTCTGGGCCTCCTGGTGTGTGCCCTGCAGAAAGGAAAATCCGAATGTGGTCAAAGCGTACCATAAGTATAAGGATAAGAATTTTGAGATCGTAGGGATTTCCCTCGATACTCAACGTGAAAGTTGGATTAAGGCCATTGCAGATGATAAATTGGAGTGGATAAACGTGTCGGACCTGAAAGGATGGAAAAATGAAGTATCCATGGATTACGGTATCAAAGCCGTACCGTCCAATTTCCTGGTCGATCCAGAGGGTAAGATTATCGGTGTCAATCTAAGAGGAGAGGACCTCGAGAAAAAGCTCGCGGAAATCCTAGAATAA
- a CDS encoding S1 family peptidase, whose amino-acid sequence MKKIFPLLTLVLGLQAVQAQEFVDEDALFMKIVRQVNAQDFDIQSLEGFTKTAYINRENKTISIQTKPAETKVLTPAELYKKNKPHVYRFIRLFKNEGIDRLMVENVATAFPISEDGYFVMNYHMVELVNAGSGDPETAVKDKQYILADYDGNILAMDSIVSYNELADVAIVKANTKGKKIYAFPLGKDLETGDNVHVIAHPKAYLYNYSTGVVTRMTQHNNDIYSRKMEISADYAAGSSGGPIFDDAGNIVGIVSLTQSFYYNQKEQRSLQMVIKQSVPVSVIKAFIK is encoded by the coding sequence ATGAAAAAAATCTTCCCGTTATTGACTTTGGTGCTTGGGCTCCAGGCTGTGCAGGCTCAGGAGTTTGTTGACGAGGATGCTTTATTCATGAAGATTGTCCGTCAGGTAAACGCCCAGGATTTTGATATCCAATCATTGGAAGGTTTCACCAAGACAGCTTATATCAACAGGGAAAATAAAACCATTAGTATTCAGACAAAACCAGCGGAGACGAAGGTCTTGACCCCTGCTGAGCTGTACAAAAAGAACAAGCCGCACGTGTACCGTTTTATCCGGCTGTTTAAGAATGAAGGCATTGATAGGCTGATGGTGGAAAATGTCGCTACGGCATTTCCCATTTCCGAGGATGGTTATTTCGTGATGAACTACCACATGGTGGAATTGGTGAACGCGGGTTCTGGTGATCCGGAAACGGCAGTAAAAGATAAACAATATATACTGGCAGATTACGATGGAAATATCCTGGCCATGGATTCCATTGTCAGTTACAACGAGCTTGCCGATGTGGCCATCGTGAAAGCGAATACAAAAGGTAAAAAGATCTATGCATTCCCTTTGGGTAAGGATTTGGAGACGGGTGATAACGTACATGTTATTGCCCATCCCAAAGCCTATTTGTACAATTACTCTACCGGTGTCGTGACGCGTATGACGCAGCACAACAACGACATCTACTCCCGCAAAATGGAGATCTCCGCAGATTATGCTGCCGGATCGAGTGGCGGGCCAATCTTTGACGACGCCGGAAACATCGTCGGCATTGTCTCCCTCACGCAATCCTTCTATTACAACCAAAAGGAACAGCGCAGTTTACAGATGGTGATCAAGCAATCTGTACCCGTATCCGTAATCAAAGCCTTTATTAAATAG
- a CDS encoding DNA sulfur modification protein DndB, translating to MKIPAIRGYIGDWVYYTTNLTFEQVSQYVSRVDNELHNAKNLNELIQRSITNNFKGIKEYILNQPEVFFNALVLAAYDSYPDWIEVELSYDNNETYNVGLLDFPDKHKIFPIDGQHRVEGIKAAIIAKPELKNMQIPTIFVGHRNDEEGLKRTRRLFSTLNRYAKPVLMDDIIALDEDDSIAIVTRDLIENHSLFAGNRISKTHNKAIPPEDRHAFTSIISLYECNREILRSFRLILKFKNPSVRDKVRLQDYLKYRPTDEELAQFKTFTFDFWNSLVNNYENINEFVKKEIEEDNSAAEYRNQRTGGNLLFRPIGLLPFVKAVNRITHTTKTPIEDVIKKFEEQSFTLNTKPWKNLIWDDVSKTMIMGNKNIIELVLIYKYDQNLLKSSEIEKIKKKYITVLNLENEEVDKVLDYI from the coding sequence ATGAAGATACCTGCAATTAGAGGATATATAGGAGATTGGGTTTACTATACAACAAATTTAACTTTTGAACAAGTTAGTCAATACGTATCAAGAGTAGATAATGAGTTACATAATGCAAAAAATTTAAATGAATTAATTCAGCGAAGTATTACTAATAACTTTAAAGGTATTAAAGAATATATTTTAAATCAACCGGAAGTCTTTTTTAATGCATTAGTTTTAGCTGCTTATGATTCTTACCCTGATTGGATTGAAGTGGAATTAAGTTATGATAACAATGAAACATATAATGTTGGATTACTAGATTTTCCGGATAAACATAAAATTTTTCCAATCGATGGTCAGCATCGTGTAGAAGGAATTAAGGCTGCAATAATCGCTAAACCAGAATTAAAGAATATGCAAATTCCAACTATTTTTGTCGGTCATAGAAATGATGAAGAAGGCTTAAAAAGAACTAGAAGATTGTTTTCTACATTAAACAGATATGCAAAACCTGTTTTAATGGATGATATAATTGCACTTGATGAAGATGATTCTATAGCTATCGTCACTAGAGATTTAATAGAAAATCACAGTTTGTTTGCAGGAAATAGAATTAGTAAAACACATAATAAAGCAATACCTCCTGAAGATAGACATGCATTTACATCAATTATATCTTTGTATGAATGCAATAGAGAAATTCTAAGGTCCTTTAGGTTAATTTTAAAATTTAAGAATCCTTCAGTAAGAGATAAAGTGAGATTACAGGATTATTTAAAGTATCGACCAACCGATGAAGAATTGGCTCAATTCAAAACTTTTACATTTGATTTTTGGAATTCATTGGTGAATAATTATGAAAATATTAATGAATTTGTTAAAAAGGAAATTGAAGAGGATAATTCAGCTGCTGAATATAGAAATCAAAGAACTGGTGGAAATCTATTATTTCGACCAATTGGTCTTTTACCCTTTGTTAAAGCTGTAAATAGAATAACTCACACCACAAAAACTCCTATTGAAGATGTTATAAAGAAATTTGAGGAACAAAGTTTTACCTTAAATACGAAACCGTGGAAAAATTTAATTTGGGATGACGTAAGTAAAACAATGATTATGGGCAACAAAAATATTATAGAATTGGTACTTATTTATAAATATGACCAGAATCTATTGAAAAGTAGTGAAATTGAAAAAATTAAAAAAAAGTATATAACTGTTCTTAATTTAGAAAATGAAGAGGTAGATAAGGTTTTGGATTATATTTAA
- a CDS encoding cysteine desulfurase family protein, with protein sequence MKNNIRPWKYLDNASTTKIREEVLKEMIPFFNEFYFNASSNHRGGRRAKAALDDSRGVCADLINASRDEIIFTSGSTESINYVLKGYLEENFEKGNHIITCKTEHTAVLKTCEYLETKGVEVSYLDVNSNGLIDLKELERAIKSETALIAIMFANNETGVIQDIKAIGDIAHKYNIKFFCDATQAIGKVAIDVNKLGIDMLCMSAHKIDGPKGIGFLYVKNGINLTPLIHGGAQENNNRAGTYNIPLIVGLAKACEIAKNNLLEYQSYYKTLFNHIMDSIDEMDNIKLIGDGDSRLFNIINLKIKEFDASIFVESSDDFAVSNGSACTSRIIEGSHVLKAMGLSDKDCNECIRLSFNTSNTIIEIDEFLKKVINA encoded by the coding sequence GTGAAGAATAATATTAGGCCATGGAAATATTTGGATAATGCTTCTACGACTAAAATTCGTGAAGAAGTTTTAAAAGAAATGATTCCTTTTTTTAATGAATTTTACTTTAATGCATCAAGTAATCATAGAGGGGGCAGGCGGGCTAAGGCTGCCTTAGATGATTCTAGAGGGGTATGTGCCGATTTGATAAATGCTTCAAGAGATGAAATAATTTTCACCTCTGGTTCGACAGAGAGTATCAACTACGTTTTAAAGGGATATCTAGAAGAAAATTTCGAAAAGGGTAATCATATCATTACATGTAAAACCGAACACACAGCTGTCCTCAAAACATGCGAATATTTAGAAACGAAAGGAGTTGAAGTATCGTATTTGGACGTTAATTCTAATGGATTAATTGATTTAAAAGAATTAGAACGTGCTATTAAGTCTGAAACAGCATTGATTGCAATAATGTTTGCAAATAATGAAACAGGAGTGATTCAAGATATTAAAGCTATAGGAGATATTGCTCATAAATACAATATTAAGTTTTTTTGCGATGCCACTCAAGCTATCGGTAAAGTTGCCATAGATGTTAATAAGTTAGGAATAGACATGCTTTGTATGAGCGCTCATAAAATTGATGGGCCTAAAGGGATCGGTTTTTTGTATGTGAAAAATGGAATAAATTTAACACCATTAATTCATGGAGGGGCACAAGAAAATAATAATAGGGCGGGTACATATAATATACCATTGATTGTTGGCTTAGCTAAAGCTTGCGAAATAGCAAAAAATAATCTTCTTGAATACCAAAGTTATTATAAAACATTATTCAATCATATAATGGATTCAATCGATGAAATGGATAATATTAAGTTAATTGGAGATGGGGATTCTAGACTGTTTAACATTATCAATCTTAAGATCAAAGAATTTGACGCATCTATCTTTGTAGAATCATCAGATGATTTTGCTGTAAGTAACGGATCTGCTTGCACATCAAGAATTATAGAAGGCTCACACGTATTAAAAGCAATGGGTTTATCAGACAAAGATTGTAATGAATGTATAAGGTTATCTTTTAATACATCAAACACTATAATTGAAATAGATGAATTTTTGAAAAAAGTTATAAATGCTTAA